TCCGGTTCCTATcgaacacaacaacaacaacaacaaatccaTCATCCAAGTTAGATGATGATAAAAATTTACCCAATGTCTCTGAGTTGTTGCTTTTTTACTCACCATGTCAGGTTCCCATAGCGACTCACACATGCCGTACATCTGCTCTGAGCAGGTACCGCTGACAACAAAGTCTTCTGTAAACATAGGGCATCCTATAAGGTCCAGAGAGCATATGAAGGGTTCAAAGGTCTTTGGGTCCAGACCAGCAATCACAGGCTCAATGTAGTAAGGCCCAAACCTAAGACAGTGACATCTCAGAAGTTAATAGTGCACTGAAAATCCATTACAATAACAAATTATGAATATGGCAGAAACACACAAGAACATGAATTTAAAGTAGATGTTTTGTTGGTTGTTACACCAGTTTATAAAAATTTACCACCCTGATCTAAATTCCTATTAGCAGTGCCCACAGGGACGGGTAAGAGTTTACCTCTTCTCGTACAGAAGGTTGGACACCATGCTCATGAAGGTCTTTGGCTTGATCTGTCGGCCTTCCTTCAGTTCATACAAGTTCAAGCGGAATTTCAGTCTTTGAGATCTAACAAGGATAAAAGGCAAAGGGGTCAGTGAACAAATTTAACAATTCTCTTCAATGTCAACGCTCTAACCCAACAAACAATTATTGTGTTCAGTATCATGTTACATGTTGCATTTTTCACTGTATACATACACTGTCTGTACGTCTGTGGCCAAGCCGGCCAGCCCAATGAAGAGTCTGTCTCCCATGGGGAAAATTTTCTGAAAGTCAGTGGTCACGAGTTGTGCTTGGATACCAAACCTCCGGTCAGATGCTATCGCCACACAGTTCTTTCCACGCATGGCCATGACGGCACC
This DNA window, taken from Triplophysa dalaica isolate WHDGS20190420 chromosome 6, ASM1584641v1, whole genome shotgun sequence, encodes the following:
- the psmb3 gene encoding proteasome subunit beta type-3, coding for MSIMSYNGGAVMAMRGKNCVAIASDRRFGIQAQLVTTDFQKIFPMGDRLFIGLAGLATDVQTVSQRLKFRLNLYELKEGRQIKPKTFMSMVSNLLYEKRFGPYYIEPVIAGLDPKTFEPFICSLDLIGCPMFTEDFVVSGTCSEQMYGMCESLWEPDMEPEDLFETISQAMLNAVDRDAVSGMGVVVHVVEKDKITTRTLKARMD